From the genome of Hathewaya histolytica, one region includes:
- a CDS encoding HesB-like protein, with the protein MAIVKMSESALNELKELLKNSDIDTDIVRIIVSGMGCSGPRFGITLDEQKEDDLVEKIEDLTFLVQKDINEEFGALQIKSSEENGYGGLSIETEIPPAGGCSTCSGCH; encoded by the coding sequence ATGGCAATAGTTAAAATGAGTGAAAGTGCTTTAAATGAACTTAAAGAACTTTTAAAAAATAGCGATATAGATACGGATATTGTTAGGATAATCGTATCTGGTATGGGATGTAGCGGTCCAAGATTCGGTATAACTTTAGATGAACAAAAAGAAGATGATCTTGTAGAAAAGATTGAAGACTTAACTTTCCTTGTTCAAAAAGATATAAACGAAGAATTCGGTGCATTACAAATTAAATCCAGTGAAGAAAATGGCTATGGCGGTCTATCCATAGAAACAGAGATTCCACCTGCTGGAGGATGCTCAACTTGTTCTGGTTGCCACTAA
- a CDS encoding ABC transporter permease subunit: MGTLIKNELIKLFKRKKTLVVFIGFLLLLSVATFLQYNTEKSILESNKPENILASHNKTLKHLEEEKKSVSSELKDKPDELTLRIKGIDEEILSVEKNIAEVQEVIKSGNKEPDWKVKLQDDIKLGEAQYELNKKGKVKDLEFIRLKIEESKYLLKNNIKPVEDYKVNGFNFLRFIISSLGMSFLTMGIIVFSADIVSGEYTPATLKFLLIQPISRVKVLLSKFISLVASAVTLIIGGELIFFLGISIWRGMGNANYPIIQGVKYAFDTTRLNEFGKYNLVPMTNSGSIMPVWKFLALALLIQIVYIITCCTLAFLISTIVKSSMMSMTLSIVTVIMFQFLSVVMGKFQGFNRFIVTMYSNPISLLEGNLAFQIGDPSISTKNAVIIMLVWIIICYIISHINFKKKDILI, encoded by the coding sequence ATGGGTACTTTAATTAAAAATGAGCTAATAAAATTATTTAAAAGAAAAAAGACTTTAGTAGTATTTATAGGATTTTTATTACTTCTATCTGTAGCTACATTTCTACAATATAATACTGAAAAGTCTATTTTAGAAAGTAATAAACCTGAAAATATATTGGCTTCTCATAACAAAACTTTAAAGCATCTAGAAGAAGAAAAGAAAAGTGTAAGTAGTGAATTAAAGGACAAGCCAGATGAATTAACACTAAGAATTAAAGGTATAGATGAGGAGATATTATCAGTAGAAAAAAATATTGCAGAGGTTCAAGAAGTAATTAAAAGTGGTAATAAAGAGCCAGATTGGAAAGTTAAATTACAAGATGATATAAAATTAGGAGAAGCCCAATATGAACTAAATAAAAAAGGTAAAGTTAAAGATTTAGAATTTATAAGATTAAAAATAGAGGAATCCAAGTACCTTCTTAAAAATAATATTAAACCTGTGGAAGACTATAAAGTAAACGGATTTAACTTTTTAAGATTCATAATAAGTAGTTTAGGTATGTCATTTTTAACTATGGGTATAATTGTATTCTCAGCAGATATAGTATCTGGAGAATATACTCCTGCAACACTTAAATTTTTGTTAATTCAACCTATATCTAGAGTTAAAGTACTTTTATCTAAATTTATATCGCTAGTAGCTTCAGCTGTAACATTAATAATTGGTGGAGAGCTTATATTCTTTTTAGGAATTAGTATTTGGAGAGGTATGGGAAATGCAAACTATCCAATAATACAAGGGGTTAAATATGCTTTTGACACGACTAGATTAAATGAGTTTGGTAAATATAATTTAGTTCCCATGACTAACTCAGGGAGTATAATGCCTGTATGGAAGTTCTTAGCTTTAGCTTTGTTGATACAGATAGTATATATAATAACTTGCTGTACCTTAGCATTTTTAATTTCAACCATTGTAAAGAGTAGTATGATGTCCATGACTCTTTCTATAGTTACAGTTATTATGTTTCAGTTCTTATCAGTTGTAATGGGGAAATTCCAAGGATTTAATAGATTTATAGTTACAATGTATTCAAATCCTATAAGCTTGCTAGAAGGCAATCTTGCTTTTCAGATAGGAGATCCAAGCATAAGTACTAAAAATGCCGTGATAATAATGCTTGTTTGGATAATCATATGTTACATTATTTCACATATTAATTTTAAGAAAAAAGATATATTAATATAA
- a CDS encoding class I mannose-6-phosphate isomerase, protein MKNSILKLNAVHKRKPWGWEDWNLCCHKEGVSIIENYDIEEKNLWKYLNFKDFPILVKNIMAIKDLSIQVHPGHEFARMVEKDNGKSECWYILDSKENSYIYYGLKENVSYEKLKDILYNGTIEEFVHRVPVKRGDFIYIPAGTIHAIGAGIELLEIQQNSNITYRIYDYNRGRELHLEKALHVIDLKNNLNIKKIDDFKIFKSNEFIIEKIRVSKSGVFETLDKFQCIFILEGEGEIKNLSSGEVLELKEKDTFFIESGIEYEIKGNIEFIKTGE, encoded by the coding sequence ATGAAAAATTCAATATTGAAATTAAATGCAGTACACAAACGTAAACCATGGGGATGGGAAGATTGGAACTTATGCTGTCATAAAGAGGGAGTATCTATAATAGAAAACTATGATATAGAAGAGAAAAATTTATGGAAATACTTGAATTTTAAAGATTTCCCTATACTAGTAAAAAATATAATGGCAATAAAAGATTTATCAATTCAAGTTCATCCAGGGCATGAGTTTGCAAGAATGGTAGAAAAGGATAATGGAAAAAGTGAATGTTGGTATATTTTGGATTCTAAGGAGAACTCATATATATATTACGGGTTAAAAGAAAATGTAAGTTATGAAAAACTTAAGGATATATTATATAATGGAACTATAGAAGAATTTGTGCATAGGGTCCCGGTGAAAAGAGGAGATTTTATATATATACCAGCAGGAACTATACACGCTATAGGTGCTGGAATAGAACTTTTGGAAATTCAGCAAAATAGCAATATAACTTATAGGATATATGACTATAATAGGGGTAGAGAACTACATCTTGAAAAGGCATTACATGTAATTGATTTAAAAAATAACTTAAATATTAAAAAGATTGATGATTTTAAGATTTTTAAAAGTAATGAATTTATAATAGAAAAAATACGTGTAAGTAAGAGTGGAGTTTTTGAAACCTTGGATAAGTTTCAATGTATTTTCATTTTAGAAGGAGAAGGGGAAATTAAGAATTTGAGTTCAGGGGAAGTACTAGAACTTAAGGAGAAAGATACTTTCTTTATTGAGTCAGGCATAGAATATGAAATTAAGGGAAATATAGAATTTATAAAAACTGGAGAATAA
- a CDS encoding APC family permease, translated as MEKENLKKSVNFFNALFLVIGTIIGSGIFLKLGIVFKNAGSGIMGLWAWIIGGVITLCSALTIAEVGTAIPKTGGLYIYLEELYGKKVGFLLGWVQTIIGAPAIYAALSIAFMTFASFFIPMSGIMLKVFAAIVLILLTCLNIISTRYGGYIQSVSTIGKLLPIIILVFFGIIKGEAQVVISMKDASFSSGFGTAILGTFWAYDGWIYVTNMAGELKNPKRDLPRSIILGVLSVIFTYVVFNFAILKILSFDKIIISKEPAVDAATILFGNQGAVFIILGIMVSVFGTLNGYLMSGARTPFAMASKGELPFSEILSKVHPKFNTPINALILQTVISLIYIFSGSFNTLTDMVVFVLWIFFTLGVFSVFILRKKYSEKERPYKVPLYPIVPILGGLGGVYILVATIKSNPFNSFIGIAITLSGLVVYYFVNNKN; from the coding sequence ATGGAAAAGGAAAATTTAAAGAAATCCGTTAATTTTTTTAATGCATTATTTTTGGTTATTGGAACTATTATTGGATCAGGTATATTTCTTAAATTGGGTATAGTATTTAAGAATGCTGGTTCTGGAATTATGGGGTTGTGGGCGTGGATTATAGGAGGAGTTATAACCTTATGTTCCGCACTTACTATTGCTGAGGTAGGTACAGCTATACCTAAAACAGGAGGATTATATATTTATCTAGAAGAGTTATATGGAAAGAAAGTTGGATTTTTGTTGGGATGGGTTCAAACTATTATAGGTGCACCAGCGATTTATGCTGCACTTTCTATAGCTTTTATGACTTTTGCATCTTTTTTTATACCTATGAGTGGCATTATGTTAAAGGTGTTTGCAGCAATAGTTTTAATACTTCTAACTTGTTTAAATATTATAAGTACTAGATATGGTGGTTATATTCAATCCGTATCAACTATAGGAAAGTTATTGCCTATAATAATTTTAGTTTTTTTCGGAATTATTAAAGGAGAGGCACAAGTTGTAATATCAATGAAAGATGCATCATTTAGTTCAGGGTTTGGCACAGCCATATTAGGAACTTTTTGGGCTTATGATGGATGGATATATGTTACTAATATGGCTGGTGAATTAAAGAATCCTAAAAGGGATTTACCAAGATCAATTATTTTAGGGGTTTTGTCTGTTATTTTTACATATGTAGTTTTTAATTTTGCTATATTAAAGATTCTTTCATTTGATAAAATTATAATATCAAAAGAGCCTGCCGTTGATGCAGCTACAATTTTGTTTGGAAATCAAGGAGCTGTATTTATAATATTAGGAATTATGGTATCAGTTTTTGGTACATTAAATGGGTATTTGATGAGTGGAGCTAGAACACCATTTGCTATGGCAAGTAAAGGAGAATTACCGTTTTCAGAGATATTGTCAAAAGTTCATCCTAAATTCAATACCCCTATTAATGCATTAATATTACAGACTGTTATATCATTAATATATATATTTAGTGGTAGTTTTAATACCTTAACAGATATGGTTGTTTTTGTACTTTGGATATTCTTTACACTAGGAGTTTTCTCTGTATTTATTTTAAGAAAGAAATATAGTGAAAAAGAAAGACCATATAAAGTACCATTATATCCTATAGTACCTATACTTGGTGGATTAGGTGGAGTATATATATTAGTAGCTACAATTAAAAGTAACCCATTTAATTCATTTATAGGCATAGCAATAACCTTATCCGGCCTAGTTGTATATTATTTTGTAAATAATAAAAATTAA
- a CDS encoding mannose-1-phosphate guanylyltransferase → MLYALILAGGKGTRLYPLSRNDNPKQFLNIIDDKSFLRTTVDRILPIVPKENIYVVTNKNYYEQICNEIPEINKENIILEPNNKETATCIGFSAIKLLKKDNDATMIVLPSDHYIANEKIFIETIEEAVTIAKRKRGLVTLGITPDRPDTGYGYIEMGDMVNSKVNSYKVSRFLEKPNSEVAKDLILKETYLWNSGMFIWRADIFLREMEKYLPEMYERLMTIYKSLGTSEEENVINEQYNLIKGISVDFGIMQKTRKAYVIKSNFIWDDIGSYTALSRFIENFRGNNVKGNVFMEECEDCSVFSKDKLIIGFGINNLVIVDTDDVILVMDKTKDQDVKHLVNILKDKEEYDKYI, encoded by the coding sequence GTGTTATATGCTTTAATACTAGCCGGTGGAAAAGGAACTAGATTGTATCCACTATCTAGAAATGATAACCCTAAACAGTTTCTAAATATAATAGACGATAAAAGTTTTTTAAGAACTACTGTAGATAGAATACTTCCCATAGTTCCAAAAGAAAATATATATGTAGTTACTAACAAAAATTATTATGAGCAAATTTGTAATGAGATACCAGAAATAAATAAGGAAAATATAATTTTAGAACCAAACAATAAAGAAACTGCTACATGTATAGGCTTTTCAGCTATAAAGCTTTTAAAAAAAGATAATGATGCAACCATGATAGTACTACCATCTGATCACTATATAGCTAATGAAAAAATATTTATAGAAACAATAGAAGAGGCTGTTACAATAGCAAAGAGAAAGAGAGGACTTGTTACGCTAGGAATTACACCTGATAGGCCTGATACTGGTTATGGATATATAGAGATGGGGGACATGGTTAATTCTAAAGTTAATTCTTATAAGGTAAGTAGGTTTCTAGAAAAACCCAATAGTGAAGTTGCTAAAGATTTAATTCTAAAAGAGACTTATCTTTGGAATAGTGGTATGTTTATTTGGAGAGCAGATATATTTTTAAGGGAGATGGAAAAGTATCTACCTGAAATGTATGAGAGATTAATGACAATATATAAAAGTTTGGGTACAAGTGAAGAAGAGAATGTTATTAATGAACAATATAATTTAATTAAAGGAATTTCTGTGGATTTTGGAATAATGCAAAAAACAAGAAAGGCATATGTTATAAAAAGTAACTTTATTTGGGATGATATAGGTAGTTATACTGCTTTAAGTCGATTTATAGAAAATTTCCGGGGTAATAATGTAAAAGGAAATGTCTTTATGGAAGAATGTGAGGATTGTTCTGTATTCTCTAAAGATAAACTAATTATAGGGTTTGGAATAAATAACTTGGTTATAGTGGATACAGATGATGTTATACTAGTTATGGATAAAACTAAAGATCAAGATGTAAAACATTTAGTAAATATTCTTAAGGATAAAGAAGAATATGATAAATATATATAA
- a CDS encoding ABC transporter ATP-binding protein: MNVLEVSGLKKKLGKELIIKGIDFSVKEGEVFGFLGPNGAGKTTTIRMIVGLIHNDSGSIKIMGHDLKNEREKALSNVGAVVENPELYGYLSGRENLMQIARIRGVKRREVNRLIELVGLKDKIDVNVKKYSLGMKQRLGLAAALISDPKLLILDEPTNGLDPTGILDFRKIVKTAAKERGVSVFISSHILSEVQQLCDRVAFIKDGLIQSIESVNNEEDESIITVIRSLDNEHCIKVLNEIDKIAEIVEREDCIEIKTSKEDIPVIIKNLIHRGVLLEEFYIKHKGLEQRYLELVKGGAK; this comes from the coding sequence ATGAATGTTTTAGAGGTAAGTGGACTTAAAAAGAAACTTGGAAAAGAGTTAATTATAAAGGGAATAGATTTTTCTGTTAAAGAGGGTGAAGTCTTTGGATTTCTTGGACCAAATGGTGCAGGGAAGACAACTACCATTAGAATGATTGTTGGTCTTATTCATAATGATAGTGGAAGTATAAAGATAATGGGACATGATTTAAAAAATGAAAGAGAGAAAGCATTATCAAATGTAGGAGCAGTAGTAGAAAATCCTGAATTATATGGTTATCTATCTGGTAGGGAAAATTTAATGCAGATAGCAAGGATAAGAGGAGTTAAACGAAGGGAAGTAAACAGACTTATAGAGTTAGTTGGGCTTAAAGATAAAATAGATGTTAATGTAAAGAAGTATTCTCTAGGTATGAAACAAAGATTAGGACTTGCTGCAGCTCTAATATCAGATCCTAAGTTACTTATATTAGATGAACCTACTAATGGGTTAGACCCAACAGGAATATTAGATTTTAGAAAAATAGTAAAAACTGCTGCTAAGGAGAGAGGCGTATCTGTATTTATATCTTCACATATTTTAAGTGAAGTTCAGCAATTATGTGATAGAGTAGCTTTTATTAAGGATGGGCTTATTCAATCTATAGAGAGTGTAAATAATGAAGAAGATGAAAGTATAATTACAGTTATAAGATCTTTAGATAATGAACATTGCATAAAAGTTTTAAATGAAATAGATAAAATAGCAGAAATAGTGGAAAGGGAAGATTGTATAGAAATAAAGACTAGTAAGGAAGATATACCTGTAATAATAAAAAATTTAATACATAGAGGTGTTCTCCTTGAGGAATTTTATATAAAACACAAGGGATTAGAGCAAAGATATTTAGAATTAGTTAAGGGGGGAGCTAAATAA